Proteins from a single region of Rhodospirillales bacterium:
- a CDS encoding response regulator, translated as MICGHSNARFFMIDSSKLSRSELEQKIAEADALAEMKSNFLATMSHEIRTPMQAIFGLLELISDEKPSENISEMVRTAQGAAAGLLEILDDILDLAKMDADKMELDMFEVPVRLLVRGLLEALAVKVHGVDIELIDDIEQDVPFVVVGDPKRLRQIIMNLCGNALKFTHQGSVTVRVTSQVQAIDVPEGGVGLRFEVIDTGIGMSQEVCARLFGSFVQADNSTSRKYGGTGLGLSISKKLVELMGGRIGVNSAPGKGSTFWFEIPTQEVSTDDSTVELPSLDGVSVLSVEDHPQGAKEIVNSLRSMGASVENCPTYKEGLELITRRPFDVAVIDQGLPDGLGLDLIKEITKLRPNTGLVMYTVRDDVGLSHSLKALGVTYLTKPASRIGLGEAVRDAASRLEHIEITGPTKLLIAEDTESVRDILGRQLDKLGVEASFVENGRLALEALETGEYGLLITDLHMPEIDGYGVVEHIRKQEKEAGDGTHFPVMVLTADVQMAQRETYMRHGFDECLLKPVSLGQFKRLLIRWGLLNEETGDDSLGAVPVNAPKEDEGGLPPAIDKDAMIEQMGEFDEMAVEMLGMFVDMTRPQIDKIKSALAAEDFKDLCELGHSLKGAARSACCPALGDLASQLQDDADVQKPVADLVAEILKEFKRVEAEISALQK; from the coding sequence ATGATATGTGGGCATTCAAATGCAAGGTTTTTCATGATTGATTCTTCAAAATTATCCCGTTCTGAACTCGAACAAAAAATCGCCGAAGCCGATGCTTTGGCGGAGATGAAGTCGAATTTTCTGGCGACGATGAGCCATGAGATCCGTACGCCGATGCAGGCGATCTTCGGTTTGCTGGAACTGATTTCCGACGAGAAACCTTCGGAAAATATTTCCGAGATGGTGAGAACCGCGCAAGGCGCGGCTGCGGGCTTGCTGGAAATTCTCGATGACATTCTTGATCTGGCGAAGATGGATGCCGACAAGATGGAGCTCGATATGTTCGAGGTGCCGGTGCGGCTCTTGGTACGCGGATTGCTCGAAGCGCTGGCTGTGAAAGTCCATGGCGTGGATATTGAGCTCATTGATGATATTGAACAAGACGTGCCGTTTGTGGTGGTGGGCGATCCGAAACGGCTGCGCCAGATCATTATGAATTTGTGCGGCAATGCGCTTAAATTCACGCATCAAGGCAGCGTCACTGTGCGGGTTACGTCGCAGGTTCAGGCGATTGATGTTCCCGAGGGCGGTGTGGGCTTGCGTTTTGAGGTGATTGATACCGGAATCGGTATGAGCCAGGAGGTCTGCGCGCGGTTGTTTGGATCGTTCGTGCAGGCGGATAATTCGACCAGCCGAAAATATGGCGGCACGGGGCTGGGGCTGTCGATTTCGAAAAAGCTGGTGGAGTTGATGGGCGGGCGAATCGGTGTGAACAGCGCCCCCGGGAAAGGCTCGACCTTCTGGTTTGAGATTCCAACGCAGGAAGTGAGTACGGATGACAGCACGGTGGAGTTGCCTTCACTGGATGGGGTTTCCGTGCTTTCGGTTGAAGACCACCCGCAAGGTGCCAAGGAAATTGTTAATTCGCTGCGCTCTATGGGGGCGAGCGTCGAAAACTGCCCAACCTATAAGGAAGGGCTAGAGCTCATTACCCGGCGTCCGTTTGATGTGGCAGTGATTGACCAAGGGCTGCCCGACGGGTTGGGGCTGGACCTCATCAAAGAGATTACCAAACTGCGCCCGAATACGGGGCTTGTAATGTATACGGTGCGCGATGATGTGGGGCTGTCGCATTCACTGAAAGCTTTGGGCGTAACATATCTGACCAAGCCGGCCAGCCGAATCGGGCTGGGAGAGGCGGTGCGCGATGCGGCCAGTCGGCTCGAGCATATTGAAATTACCGGGCCGACAAAGCTGTTGATCGCCGAGGACACGGAAAGTGTACGCGACATTCTGGGCCGTCAGCTTGACAAGCTGGGCGTTGAGGCAAGTTTTGTTGAAAACGGAAGGCTGGCGTTGGAGGCTTTAGAAACCGGCGAATACGGCCTTCTGATCACCGATTTGCATATGCCGGAAATAGATGGCTATGGCGTTGTGGAGCATATTCGCAAGCAGGAAAAAGAGGCCGGGGACGGCACTCATTTCCCTGTGATGGTGCTTACGGCCGATGTGCAGATGGCGCAGCGCGAGACTTATATGCGTCACGGGTTTGACGAATGTTTGCTCAAGCCCGTTTCATTGGGACAGTTTAAGCGGCTGCTTATTCGTTGGGGGCTTTTAAACGAAGAAACCGGGGATGATTCTCTCGGCGCTGTTCCGGTGAACGCCCCCAAAGAAGATGAGGGCGGCTTACCTCCCGCGATTGATAAAGACGCCATGATCGAGCAGATGGGGGAGTTTGATGAGATGGCCGTTGAAATGCTGGGAATGTTTGTTGACATGACACGCCCGCAAATTGACAAGATTAAAAGCGCACTGGCCGCAGAAGACTTTAAGGATTTATGTGAGTTGGGGCACAGCTTGAAAGGCGCGGCGCGCAGCGCGTGCTGCCCGGCGCTCGGGGATCTGGCATCGCAACTGCAGGATGATGCGGATGTACAAAAGCCGGTTGCAGATTTGGTGGCAGAAATTTTAAAAGAATTTAAACGAGTCGAAGCAGAGATTTCAGCGCTACAGAAATAA
- a CDS encoding prepilin peptidase produces MLEIVSILCLLIGTGLLAALIIIDLRTLLLPNILVLSLALAGFMFHASTLFFYMPVSDMVLGGFIGGGTLYLIRALGNAFYKTDTLGLGDVKLMAVGGLWLGSYFILIALMAGAVAGLVHGLMLIVRQWIKTRRIESLSTFSLPAGPGFAAGLFIAALEKFFPLTHLGLS; encoded by the coding sequence ATGCTCGAAATCGTTTCCATTCTTTGTCTGTTGATCGGCACGGGGCTTCTCGCCGCCCTGATTATCATTGATCTGCGCACCTTGTTGCTGCCGAATATTCTGGTGCTGAGCCTCGCACTGGCCGGATTTATGTTTCATGCCAGTACGCTGTTTTTCTATATGCCGGTGAGCGATATGGTACTGGGCGGGTTTATTGGCGGTGGAACGCTTTATCTGATTCGCGCTCTTGGCAATGCGTTTTATAAAACCGATACGCTGGGGCTAGGCGATGTGAAGCTGATGGCGGTGGGTGGGTTGTGGCTGGGCTCGTATTTCATACTGATAGCCTTGATGGCCGGAGCTGTTGCCGGGCTTGTGCATGGGCTTATGCTGATCGTGCGGCAATGGATCAAAACGCGCAGGATTGAATCGCTCTCAACATTTTCGCTACCCGCCGGACCAGGATTTGCCGCCGGGCTGTTTATCGCGGCTCTTGAAAAATTCTTTCCTCTTACCCATCTTGGTCTATCATGA
- a CDS encoding response regulator: MTESAKILVVEDNDFVRMQIAKFLQDEGYEVIEGTDGSDALEKMAPDVAMAIVDVRMEPIDGFEFIKTLRSEDNETPVVLVTGDQNPDLLAEAGKWHVAAVLMKPVQRDRLVKTVSRTLQSLSRASAQ; this comes from the coding sequence ATGACTGAATCTGCCAAAATTTTAGTTGTTGAAGACAATGACTTTGTCCGCATGCAAATTGCCAAATTTTTGCAGGATGAAGGCTATGAAGTTATCGAAGGAACAGACGGAAGCGATGCGCTTGAGAAAATGGCACCCGATGTTGCAATGGCCATTGTGGATGTGCGCATGGAACCGATTGATGGTTTTGAGTTTATTAAGACTCTGCGGAGTGAGGATAATGAGACGCCCGTTGTTTTGGTGACGGGGGATCAGAATCCCGATCTTTTGGCTGAGGCTGGGAAGTGGCACGTTGCTGCAGTCTTAATGAAACCGGTTCAGCGCGACAGGCTTGTTAAAACGGTGTCCAGAACGCTTCAATCTTTATCGCGGGCAAGTGCGCAATGA
- a CDS encoding aspartate-semialdehyde dehydrogenase, with amino-acid sequence MGYKVAVVGATGNVGLEMLKILDERDFPADDVVALASERSVGREVSYGDTDLRVQNLADFDFKGVDIVLSSPGAKVSAEYSPKAAAAGATVIDNTSYWRMDPDVPLIVPEVNPHAINEIKKGIIANPNCSTIQMVVALKPLHEAATIKRVVVSTYQSTSGSGKAAMDELFNQTKGIYANQTPTPSVYPKQIAFNAIPQIDVFMDDGMTKEEWKMVVETKKILDPAIKVCASCVRIPVFIGHAEMINVELEKEISAIEAKELFHNAEGVTLVDLEQEDLEYVTPAEIQGEDDVFVSRVREDITVENGLNFWCVADNLRKGAALNTVQIAELLVKNEAQKAA; translated from the coding sequence ATGGGATATAAAGTTGCAGTTGTAGGCGCCACAGGTAATGTCGGGCTTGAAATGTTAAAAATATTGGATGAACGCGACTTTCCTGCTGACGACGTTGTAGCGCTGGCCTCCGAGCGGTCTGTAGGGCGCGAAGTGTCCTATGGTGATACGGATTTGCGCGTACAGAATCTGGCTGATTTTGACTTCAAAGGTGTGGATATCGTGCTGTCCTCACCCGGTGCTAAAGTCTCGGCTGAATATTCGCCTAAGGCTGCTGCTGCCGGAGCGACAGTCATCGATAACACGTCCTACTGGCGTATGGACCCGGATGTGCCGCTGATCGTGCCGGAGGTCAATCCTCACGCGATCAACGAGATTAAAAAAGGCATCATCGCCAACCCGAACTGTTCCACCATTCAAATGGTTGTCGCGCTCAAGCCTTTGCATGAAGCCGCGACCATCAAACGCGTCGTGGTCAGTACCTATCAATCCACCTCCGGTTCCGGCAAGGCGGCGATGGATGAGCTGTTCAACCAGACTAAAGGCATCTACGCCAACCAGACGCCAACCCCGTCTGTCTATCCGAAACAGATAGCCTTTAACGCCATCCCGCAGATCGACGTGTTCATGGATGACGGCATGACCAAGGAAGAATGGAAAATGGTGGTTGAGACCAAAAAGATACTCGATCCCGCGATCAAGGTTTGCGCCTCTTGTGTACGCATCCCTGTGTTTATCGGCCACGCCGAAATGATCAATGTCGAGCTGGAAAAGGAAATTTCCGCCATTGAGGCCAAGGAACTCTTCCATAATGCTGAAGGGGTTACGTTGGTCGATCTGGAGCAGGAAGACCTCGAATATGTCACCCCGGCTGAAATTCAGGGCGAAGACGATGTGTTCGTCAGCCGCGTTCGCGAAGACATCACGGTCGAAAACGGCCTCAATTTCTGGTGCGTGGCGGATAATTTGCGCAAAGGCGCAGCGCTCAACACCGTGCAAATCGCTGAATTACTGGTGAAAAACGAAGCGCAAAAGGCGGCTTAA
- a CDS encoding choice-of-anchor D domain-containing protein, whose protein sequence is MAVLYFDQIFIIIMRLHLFILMASMLCFSVFISGNALAQYPGFDDPGKTVSGGGSAGLVPVTPSIDGGAIPIGATAQVVVLFRNEGGQPVETGTIRLYPSSTVSAIVSLNQCENEPLPSGAECAIALSVKGLQAGPWRVEMLMAHSGRTRLVTATVMGSVETTEGAGDKLTSDIEMIPDTVDFGSLNAAQTLIEPVILRNITSNEISINDIYIDTSEQAGYALKTECSKLAAGQSCIATITWSPKLKGRSSGVLVVKHTGPAALSSVPLKGEYAPENVSSAQVFPQAVPGKGLLVSSAEDIDFGSGIETASSITVSLVNSGDADLMLRDIRISGSDNGVGFKEDGCLPGTVLEPVEACPLTVTWSPTRVGDILDDIQILHDGARGVLVLPVRGNALSTVSQDQKAIVLSEGAIELDGEAPERSEEALEAGVPETQEEAAQKNAARVGAKPSYAASSSANISGALDGYKITSFSPTRAIINGPGGSRLVFDNEEVVLGGVPWMVLIQPSGIEFMHRGKRVLLLFDRSLSSINRVNASSSESGSSSGSSSSSDASDG, encoded by the coding sequence ATGGCAGTCCTTTATTTTGATCAGATATTCATCATTATTATGCGTTTGCATCTTTTTATTTTAATGGCTTCAATGTTGTGTTTCTCGGTATTTATATCGGGGAATGCGCTGGCGCAATATCCGGGATTTGATGACCCCGGTAAGACGGTATCGGGTGGGGGGTCGGCAGGCTTGGTGCCGGTTACCCCAAGTATAGATGGTGGGGCCATTCCAATTGGAGCGACAGCTCAGGTTGTGGTGCTGTTCCGGAATGAGGGCGGTCAGCCCGTTGAAACCGGCACAATCCGTCTTTATCCCTCTTCAACGGTTTCTGCAATTGTTTCTCTGAATCAGTGCGAGAATGAGCCGCTTCCTTCTGGCGCCGAATGTGCAATCGCCTTGTCTGTAAAAGGTTTGCAGGCCGGGCCTTGGCGTGTTGAAATGCTGATGGCGCACAGTGGCCGTACGCGCCTGGTCACGGCAACGGTGATGGGGAGCGTGGAGACAACCGAAGGCGCTGGAGATAAGCTTACAAGCGATATTGAAATGATCCCTGACACAGTCGATTTTGGATCTCTCAATGCGGCGCAAACTCTTATCGAGCCTGTGATTTTGCGCAATATCACCTCAAACGAGATTAGCATTAATGACATCTATATTGATACCAGCGAACAAGCCGGTTACGCCCTTAAAACCGAGTGTAGTAAATTGGCCGCCGGGCAATCCTGTATCGCGACAATTACGTGGTCCCCAAAGCTAAAAGGGCGCTCTTCAGGTGTATTGGTGGTTAAGCATACGGGGCCTGCAGCCCTTTCCAGCGTACCGTTGAAGGGCGAGTATGCCCCGGAAAATGTGAGCAGTGCACAGGTTTTCCCTCAGGCTGTCCCGGGTAAAGGGTTGTTGGTTTCCTCGGCGGAGGACATTGATTTTGGCTCGGGGATTGAAACTGCTTCAAGCATTACTGTCTCGCTGGTGAATTCCGGCGATGCTGATTTGATGCTACGCGATATTCGTATTTCTGGCTCTGATAACGGTGTAGGGTTTAAGGAAGACGGGTGTCTGCCCGGTACGGTGCTTGAGCCTGTCGAGGCTTGCCCGTTAACAGTGACATGGTCTCCAACCCGCGTGGGCGATATTCTGGATGATATTCAAATATTGCACGATGGCGCGCGCGGTGTGTTGGTGTTGCCGGTGCGTGGTAATGCCCTTTCAACGGTAAGTCAGGACCAAAAAGCAATTGTTTTAAGTGAAGGGGCGATTGAGCTTGATGGCGAAGCGCCCGAACGTTCCGAAGAAGCCCTTGAGGCGGGTGTGCCGGAAACGCAAGAAGAAGCTGCGCAGAAAAACGCTGCGCGTGTCGGGGCTAAGCCGTCCTACGCCGCATCATCGTCTGCAAATATCTCCGGCGCTTTGGACGGATATAAGATCACCTCATTTTCTCCAACGCGCGCCATTATTAACGGTCCGGGCGGAAGTCGCCTTGTTTTCGATAATGAAGAAGTCGTTTTGGGCGGAGTGCCTTGGATGGTACTGATTCAGCCCAGCGGCATTGAATTTATGCATAGAGGAAAGCGCGTTTTGCTGCTTTTTGACAGATCTTTATCTTCTATTAACCGTGTTAATGCATCATCAAGCGAGAGTGGGAGCAGTTCTGGATCTTCCTCATCAAGTGATGCAAGTGATGGTTAA
- the tadA gene encoding Flp pilus assembly complex ATPase component TadA, with the protein MDDTTQNDDKRKQGGDGPPQGVERRKADSRKRMRSSEGRERYLDMVQRERALLLDQGIARSTEQLLDMAGAAVPSDIEDEGVKDRATGDQLRAILPVQSWLPLSIHLIGLRDGIMRIAPLHDMNDRQINSLISTAQRSGFHVEKIEIEVWDRKELIDTLRSVHDLSADRCEKTLALWLTDPDNGLLLNQFQRDMMAEALQMRASDIHLVQDNNPDAPNWIQYRIDGDMIPMHLLPADAMARLTTLLKRDAGLNFGDRTTPKDGRFGFTWQGRAIDVRVAAGPQAQDGEKLTLRLLDRAALKGFDELFSRHEDVADYLAQLLSPDIKGGGGMILLSGPTGSGKTTTLYACVQQIDRRRRHVLTIEDPIEYELRYATQWQVRPGMEGGGFADLIRASMRHDPDYIIIGEMRDADTVETSLKAAESGHTVISTIHADTALQTFERLRSLMPSERERSSTYTLAQQVKCILNQRLVRTLCQGCAHKEEAGKVLKEHELKLFDLAPEARVRRHNTSGCDLCNRTGISGRTLLLDALLITLGPAHRNEIYEALIGNVNNVVNEEGVVVHTRREGLIDLVLSGLVDPKAAISYLEQ; encoded by the coding sequence ATGGACGATACAACGCAAAATGATGATAAGCGCAAACAAGGCGGGGACGGCCCACCACAAGGTGTAGAGCGCCGTAAGGCCGATTCTCGTAAGCGTATGCGCTCCAGTGAGGGGCGTGAACGCTATCTGGATATGGTTCAGCGCGAACGCGCTTTGTTGCTCGATCAGGGGATTGCCCGCTCTACCGAACAGCTGTTGGATATGGCAGGCGCTGCCGTGCCGTCCGATATTGAAGACGAAGGTGTTAAAGACCGCGCCACCGGCGACCAGCTTCGTGCAATCCTGCCTGTTCAATCCTGGCTACCTTTAAGTATCCACCTGATCGGCCTGCGTGATGGCATCATGCGCATTGCACCGTTGCACGACATGAATGATCGCCAGATCAATTCTCTAATCTCAACCGCGCAACGAAGCGGTTTCCACGTTGAAAAGATTGAAATCGAGGTTTGGGACCGTAAAGAACTTATCGACACGCTACGATCTGTGCACGATTTGTCTGCCGATCGTTGCGAAAAAACATTGGCGCTGTGGCTGACAGACCCCGATAATGGCTTGCTTTTGAACCAGTTTCAGCGCGATATGATGGCCGAAGCACTGCAAATGCGCGCCTCCGATATTCACCTGGTACAAGATAACAACCCCGATGCGCCAAACTGGATTCAATATCGCATCGATGGCGATATGATTCCGATGCATCTGCTTCCTGCTGATGCAATGGCGCGTCTGACAACCTTGCTGAAACGCGATGCGGGCCTGAACTTCGGGGACAGAACGACGCCCAAAGATGGCCGCTTTGGCTTTACCTGGCAGGGCCGAGCGATTGACGTGCGTGTGGCGGCCGGTCCTCAGGCGCAAGACGGTGAAAAGCTGACATTGCGTTTGCTTGACCGCGCCGCGCTCAAAGGTTTTGACGAATTATTCAGCCGTCATGAAGACGTGGCGGACTATTTAGCTCAACTTCTCTCGCCCGATATTAAGGGTGGCGGGGGGATGATTTTGCTCTCCGGTCCGACTGGTTCTGGTAAAACCACAACACTCTACGCTTGTGTGCAGCAGATCGACCGCCGCCGTCGCCACGTTCTGACCATCGAAGATCCGATTGAATACGAACTGCGTTATGCAACGCAATGGCAGGTCCGTCCTGGTATGGAAGGCGGGGGGTTTGCCGATCTGATTCGCGCCTCAATGCGTCATGATCCGGACTATATTATCATCGGGGAGATGCGTGATGCTGATACGGTGGAAACGTCTCTTAAGGCCGCTGAATCCGGTCACACCGTGATTTCAACCATTCACGCCGACACCGCACTGCAAACCTTTGAGCGCTTGCGCTCTTTGATGCCATCCGAACGCGAGCGCTCCTCGACCTATACATTGGCCCAGCAGGTTAAGTGCATTTTGAATCAGCGTTTGGTCCGCACGCTTTGCCAAGGTTGTGCACATAAAGAGGAAGCGGGTAAGGTACTAAAAGAACATGAATTAAAACTCTTCGATCTCGCTCCGGAAGCAAGGGTGCGCCGTCACAATACTTCGGGGTGCGATTTATGTAACCGCACCGGTATTTCAGGGCGAACGCTGCTTTTGGATGCGCTTTTGATTACATTGGGCCCGGCGCACCGTAATGAAATTTACGAAGCTTTAATCGGAAACGTGAATAATGTAGTGAACGAGGAAGGTGTTGTAGTGCACACGAGGCGCGAGGGACTCATTGACCTCGTTCTGAGCGGTCTTGTCGATCCGAAAGCCGCAATATCCTACCTTGAGCAGTAA
- a CDS encoding type II and III secretion system family protein — MKRFCSRSSMLLVLGAVSLVFLGSCADVNTPGARNANIPSPAMADPRPEAINEQPDSVIYLPLGSDVLVPEVIRGAALPDEVVGPFELRSETLAGALQLILADYQIPLAFETDEGLTRTITVANLRGPLSNVVDKVCGLADLYCSFEDGLLVIKDMQTFTVSIPPIGGNTDMLSSLATGLQAITGKTPITETATRTIIYEATSRTAQQAERYFQRIRSNTALIVFEVYIWEVGLNSDNATGIDWQKIDVFGKYATGINIPGGVGAGFTPISIGLPTVTGTPSFDGNDVLEFISNYGSVKTISQPQITVLSGSEATLRAADTVNYVSSLSRSVDNGEVTVSTETDSVDTGFTLTISSAWDKATIYGNIDIELQEFRRFQNFDADGTTLQLPETTERELSTQIRIRPGDSLLIAGLVRENDQYDTAGPGFNKPLFPTSRSATVSNTELVFLLKPRVIVYTSEGKAENYAQKTIVQQGNGVFGQDSVSSEQLPQPIIFPTSTIPADLLNPSGH; from the coding sequence ATGAAACGTTTTTGCAGCCGAAGTTCGATGTTGCTTGTGCTCGGTGCTGTGTCTCTGGTGTTTTTAGGAAGCTGCGCCGATGTGAATACGCCAGGTGCGCGTAACGCAAACATTCCGTCTCCGGCAATGGCCGATCCTCGGCCTGAGGCGATTAACGAGCAGCCCGATAGTGTGATTTACCTGCCGCTAGGAAGTGATGTTCTCGTGCCTGAGGTTATTCGTGGAGCGGCCTTACCTGATGAGGTTGTTGGTCCGTTTGAGCTACGCTCAGAAACTCTTGCCGGAGCTTTACAGCTCATTCTGGCTGATTATCAAATTCCGCTGGCTTTCGAAACAGACGAGGGGTTAACGCGGACAATCACGGTGGCCAATTTACGCGGGCCGCTCAGCAATGTTGTTGATAAGGTCTGTGGTCTTGCGGATCTGTATTGTTCTTTTGAGGATGGCTTGCTGGTCATTAAGGACATGCAGACATTCACAGTCTCTATCCCGCCGATTGGTGGAAATACAGATATGTTATCATCGCTTGCAACGGGCTTGCAGGCGATTACAGGAAAGACGCCCATCACAGAAACGGCAACGCGCACAATCATTTATGAGGCGACAAGCCGTACCGCCCAGCAGGCGGAGCGCTATTTTCAGCGTATTCGTTCCAATACGGCCCTGATTGTTTTTGAAGTTTATATCTGGGAAGTGGGTCTGAATTCTGATAACGCAACCGGTATCGACTGGCAGAAAATTGACGTCTTTGGTAAATATGCAACCGGAATTAATATTCCTGGCGGTGTCGGCGCAGGCTTTACGCCAATCAGTATAGGCTTGCCAACAGTCACCGGAACGCCGTCCTTTGATGGCAATGATGTGCTTGAGTTTATTTCCAATTACGGGTCGGTGAAAACTATATCTCAGCCGCAAATCACGGTTTTGTCTGGTTCGGAGGCAACGCTGCGCGCTGCTGATACAGTGAACTATGTCTCCTCTCTTAGTCGTTCTGTCGATAATGGGGAGGTGACAGTTTCGACGGAAACCGATTCGGTAGACACGGGCTTTACACTGACCATTTCCAGTGCCTGGGACAAAGCTACAATTTACGGTAATATTGATATTGAGCTGCAGGAATTTCGCCGCTTTCAGAATTTTGATGCCGATGGCACCACGCTGCAATTGCCGGAAACAACCGAGCGAGAACTTTCAACGCAGATTCGCATTCGTCCCGGTGATTCGTTGCTGATTGCCGGTTTGGTACGAGAGAATGACCAATATGATACCGCTGGCCCGGGTTTTAACAAGCCGCTCTTCCCAACATCGCGTTCGGCAACTGTGTCCAATACCGAATTGGTCTTCCTGCTGAAGCCGCGCGTGATAGTGTATACATCAGAAGGGAAGGCTGAAAACTACGCGCAAAAAACGATTGTGCAGCAAGGTAATGGTGTGTTTGGACAGGATTCCGTTTCATCTGAACAGTTGCCCCAACCAATAATCTTTCCAACAAGCACGATTCCTGCTGATTTGCTGAACCCATCCGGGCATTAA
- a CDS encoding type II secretion system F family protein has product MQQWVAEIAYETPSGPKKVSESFYLPSVDDVRVAVTKKGGFVLSIRPHARSPLERLLARSTWWQVQLLRGIQFRSTSTSPGVALWKIIQAETNPRRQNIMAPAREALARGLGVIDALKALNTFDHGTLAILAGSERANRLVEGIPHAIHSITQKKKNAAAIMGTMGWLAFDVFSIVSSLWAGKDMVLGWFRDNTPTDPEELEKFLTVVGRLELTWDVLIFTSVGFGAFMAWCVFSYWINRGKRDFPTARIVRKIPLIGGYLRDLAFADSMSAAARMLRGLVPINDTLDQSSEASSAPDVTEYWKESLKDLGRGVSLGAALDRAPLTRSERLEVAGLSDLGQVATVMESIAEMRSQAARTKHKLIVWIAFLLTGIFLAIAFGSAIYALTVMNMSMDSMMGGLMEGAI; this is encoded by the coding sequence ATGCAGCAATGGGTTGCGGAAATTGCATATGAAACGCCGTCGGGGCCGAAAAAGGTCAGCGAATCGTTCTACCTGCCATCTGTTGATGATGTTCGCGTCGCCGTAACCAAAAAAGGTGGCTTTGTGCTGAGCATTCGCCCGCACGCACGTTCGCCTTTGGAACGCCTGCTGGCACGTTCGACCTGGTGGCAGGTTCAGCTTTTGCGCGGTATTCAGTTTCGCTCAACATCAACATCACCAGGCGTTGCTCTATGGAAGATTATCCAGGCTGAAACAAACCCGCGCAGGCAAAATATAATGGCCCCGGCCCGCGAAGCCTTGGCCAGAGGGCTGGGCGTAATTGACGCGCTCAAAGCGCTCAATACTTTCGATCATGGAACATTGGCGATTCTTGCCGGTTCGGAAAGAGCTAACCGCTTGGTAGAGGGGATTCCACACGCCATCCACTCCATTACTCAAAAGAAGAAAAACGCCGCCGCCATCATGGGAACCATGGGTTGGCTGGCTTTCGATGTGTTTTCAATTGTGTCATCCTTGTGGGCTGGTAAAGACATGGTTTTAGGGTGGTTTCGCGATAATACGCCAACTGACCCCGAGGAACTTGAAAAATTCCTGACTGTTGTTGGGCGTCTGGAACTAACCTGGGACGTTTTGATTTTCACATCTGTAGGGTTTGGAGCCTTTATGGCATGGTGCGTGTTTTCCTATTGGATAAACCGCGGAAAAAGGGACTTTCCAACCGCGCGCATTGTCCGCAAAATCCCGCTTATTGGCGGCTATCTGCGCGATTTGGCTTTCGCTGATTCAATGTCGGCAGCCGCCCGTATGCTGCGTGGACTGGTGCCGATCAACGATACGCTTGATCAATCTTCAGAAGCTTCATCCGCACCGGATGTAACAGAGTATTGGAAGGAGTCGTTAAAGGACCTTGGGCGCGGGGTTTCATTGGGAGCCGCCTTGGACCGCGCGCCGTTAACTCGCAGTGAACGTCTTGAAGTTGCAGGCTTGTCTGATCTCGGCCAAGTTGCTACAGTAATGGAGTCTATCGCCGAAATGCGTTCGCAGGCGGCGCGGACAAAACACAAGTTGATCGTTTGGATCGCATTTCTTCTAACCGGCATATTCCTTGCCATCGCTTTCGGGAGCGCCATTTACGCATTGACAGTTATGAATATGAGTATGGATTCAATGATGGGCGGTCTGATGGAAGGCGCAATTTAG